The DNA segment TTTGTGTTTGCCACCAGTCCCATGGAAGGTCTGGCCACCATGTCCACAATGGCCAGTATGGAGAGcaggaaggctgcagagtcACTAGCAATCTTCTTGCTCTTTGCATAATTGCTGAGGAAGACCAAGGGAGCGAACAACCCAAAGAACATGATTACATTGCCTGACAGATAGAGCAGGAAGCCCCTGTGTGTGAATAGAGACAGGTCCAAGAATTTGTTGATTGTCTGGAAGAATGAGCTCTTCTCCTTCTTAGCCTTTCCATCAATGAGATCCGTGCTGGTGTCACCATCATCctttttccctgctttcccagcctcctgctgcactTCCTTATTGGCCTCTTTCTTCTGCTGATCCGGCTTGGGACCTATGGGCCGCATCAGGGATCCAGCCACACAGCAGTTCAGCAGGAGACCACCCAGGATGAGGAAGCTGCCACGCCAGCCAAATATGCCAAAGAAGAGCTGGTTGACGGGTGCCAGGGTAGAGAGGAAGACAGGACTGCCTGCCATTGCCAGCCCATTGGCCAGTGGACGCTTCTTAAAGAAGTACTTGCCAATCATGGTTAATGCAGGGTTCAAGTTGAAGGCAAGTCCAAGGCCTGTAGGAGAGAGATAAGGGCTCAAGGCTTGGAtgcctccagcagcactggcagaacaGCTGGCAGGACAAGTGGGGTTCCAGTTCTGGGGAGTTCACAGCTCAATTTCCAACTTAGAATAatggaatcatttaggttggaaaagctaAGACCATGGAGTCCAACCAtcgccccagcactgccatgtccccaagtgtgaCATCCACACGCTTtttggaacacttccaggcatggtgATTCCACTAGTGCCCCAGACAGTCCATTTCAACAGCTGACCCACCCACTTTCCCACTGGCATGAGCAGGAGtcagcccctgctgccagctAAAGAGACACCTAGGCAACAACAAGAACCAGAATTTATGCAAATTCAGACATCAACTACTAATCACCAGGCTGAAGTTGCTCCTTTCAGTGCCCCACCAGGGCAGAGCTATCACTTACCCCCTATGACCCCAACACAGAAGTAGAGCTCCTCCACAGTGTTGCAGAAGGAGGCTGCAATCAGCCCACAGCCGGAGAGGCAGCCGCCTGCGATCATGATGGGCCGGCTGCCATACTTGTTCACCAGGATGCTGCTGATGGGACCTGAGCAAACAGAGAGATGCAACCAGAGAGGAGGTATCTTTGCATGAGAGACCAAACACACACACTGCAACTTTACTGCCAGAGGATTCCAGCTTTCACACAGTGCTGCTTCTCCCAGTGAGGGAACTGGAGTAAGGGGAAAGGACAGGAGGTTCAGAGGCACACAGAGATAAGAGAATCACAAAATGATTTGGGTTGTAAGGGATCTTGGGTTggaagatcatcttgttccagctccttgccatgggcagggacacgtTCTACTTGATCAGGTTGCTGCAAGCCCCATCCAAAGCAgtcttgaacatttccagggatggggcagacacagcttttctaagcttctctgtgccagggcctatTCACCCTCacagaagaatttcttcctaaatatctaatctaaaccaaCCATAAGAGATTGTTGAAGCACAGAAAGCTTTGACTTCTCTGAGCAGGTTGCCTTCTGTGGGCTGAAATAGGAGCTGCCCAGCCACCAGCTGCCCCCAGAGACAGGGTTCTGGGGCAGGCTGAAGCTACCTGCCTCATGTTGTGCTGTGGGCTCTGCCCTACTTGTGGCCACCCACCTGCCTTGGGCTGGGGTCTCAGCCACAAAGCAACTGCACATCTCCTGCCAGAGGTTTCTGATCAGGCTGATGAAGCTGTGAGGAAACACCTTCTCTTGGTGCAGATGAAACTCCCCAGGGCTTGGGGAGAAGCAGCACTGCCCCAGGAGAAGGGGTGCTCCTGTTTTCACTGCTACCTCTAATGAAGACAGGGCCCAATTGCCCTTTTAAGTGCTTCAGTATCAGGAGCTTTAATCCAAAGCAAACAGTGATTAGAGACTGCCAAGCATGCTCTACAGAcactaaaatgtatttaaatacaCTGAATGAACATCCATTGAATATTAACAGACCTTGCTTTGCCATTAACAGACAGAGAGGCTGTCAACATGTTATTCATGGGTCCTCAGATGGTACTTGACCTTTTTGCCCAGTTTAAACAAAGCCTGGAGCAGGTTACAGAAGCCttggtgctgcagaggctgctcccagccccacagcattCTGCTCTCTGCTACCAGAGCTCCAACACAATGCCACCAGGGATGGGCCATGGCTCTGGTCCTgtgagaggcagcagcacctggaagCTGCCACATCTCAAGTCCCACAGAGTACTCAGCACTTTGCAAAACCTGGACCTTAAACTCAGCAAATGTGATGCCCCTGAAGAGTCTAAAGGCAGCCAAAGCTTTTCTTCCAGGAAGTCCACCTGGAAATAGCAGGCTCCAAAGGGCAATCGGCAGGAAGCCACACAGCTGGACAGTGCTAGGGGCAATTTTGTCCATtccccccctcctttttttaaaggaaaataattcacaCCCATACCTATTTTCTAGATTCACTGGAAGCATTTTTGACTAAGCATTACCTGATCTAACTTGATTGCTCAAGTTGCCAAAAACATGTAAGTAATGCAATCCAGCCATAACATGGGACTGACAAAGGAACATTTGACACCATGACATCCATGCATCCCGATGGTAACTGCACAGGTTAGCTGAAGGGAAATGTGCTACTTCCTCACACCTAGCCCCATCCAGGACAGAAGCTGCCCCTGCTCTGTGAGATTCTGCTACTCCAGAGGATGAACTACTTTTCAGCCTCCAAGCAAGCAGGTGTCCTAGAAGACAGGGAAAATGGGATACACACTACGACTGCTCCAGTGCAATTCAGACTCTGTAAAGGGTCTGGTTTCAGGCAGGAATGAATGGGCCAGTAGAGattcctgtgctgctggaattTAATGGCAACAGTTTAATGAAAGCAGGAGAGACAGTATCaccagggagggagggggacatggggacaaccACTACTCCAGTAGTGGAGGAGGGAGTTCTTACCCCTGCTGCCAGGCAGCTCCAGACAGGGCCTCCAGAAGAATCAGCTCAGAGCTATTGCAAGAGGAGGAATGTCCTAGATTGGGTCTCATTAAGGCAGCTACACAGTTTACAAGCTTGTTACAACAttggagcagggaaatgtgCTGGTCGCTTCACTAGCTGAGCGAGGACAAAGCAGAGCCTGTTCCCTGCAAAGGAAAAGCCTCGTGCTCAGCCGGGAGCTGACATCAGCTCCTTTGGATGCACAAATCCGACAAGGCTGCAGGCAACTCGCCAGCTGGGGACTGGCAGCAGGGACAAGCTCCCATTTGCCTCTGAAGTGGTCACAACAGCAAGCTCACAGTGTTTCTTTCAGCCCAGCACAACACTGTGTTTGCAGGCACATACAAGACTCCAGGGTCTGAGATCAGGAACACTCTGCATGCTCCTCACCCATTAAAAACATAAAGTACTCAGCTTGAAAGTTAAAAGCTTTCAAAAGGCAGCTTCTGAAggacaggggagggaggggTTTAGTTTAGGTGGGTTTGCCTTATTCTGCTCTTGTCTCCCTACTTCCAGTGCACACTACCATCCTCAAACAGCACAAGCTGCCTACAGCACTGCTTGGCAGCAGCAAGCAGTAACACATGGCACAAGGCTTCAGCACACTCCAAGCACAACTGAGCTGACGAGAAACTGGGGACAGATCCCTACATATACCCACTATTCCCTGAATTGAGAAGAAAAACCCAATGTCTTATCTGAAAGTGCCCCTAAGAGGAGGGCTGCCACATGtagcacagc comes from the Lonchura striata isolate bLonStr1 chromosome 30, bLonStr1.mat, whole genome shotgun sequence genome and includes:
- the SLC16A1 gene encoding monocarboxylate transporter 1, which produces MPPAIGGPVGYTPPEGGWGWAVVVGAFISIGFSYAFPKSITVFFKEIEVIFNASSSKVSWISSIMLAVMYAGGPISSILVNKYGSRPIMIAGGCLSGCGLIAASFCNTVEELYFCVGVIGGLGLAFNLNPALTMIGKYFFKKRPLANGLAMAGSPVFLSTLAPVNQLFFGIFGWRGSFLILGGLLLNCCVAGSLMRPIGPKPDQQKKEANKEVQQEAGKAGKKDDGDTSTDLIDGKAKKEKSSFFQTINKFLDLSLFTHRGFLLYLSGNVIMFFGLFAPLVFLSNYAKSKKIASDSAAFLLSILAIVDMVARPSMGLVANTKWVRPRIQYFFAISIIYNGVCHLLVPMSTSYAGFCIYAGFFGFAFGWLSSILFETLMDLVGAQRFSSAVGLVTIVECCPVLLGPPMLGKLHDIYGDYKYTYWACGVVLIISGIYLFIGMGINYRLVAKEEKARKDEETNIDEAEKQKGAKNDVAPSSQKNVEDGVKEEESRM